A window of Polaribacter litorisediminis contains these coding sequences:
- a CDS encoding MbnP family protein has protein sequence MKKIISTFLILLVFSSCDEKTDCCVNFEPVKVTFKFTQNWDGIPVTSSDFNNFKFTTQNGETVSIEKLRYVLSTFSVGSVIKNYHLINIGENTGSELTFEEIPQGSNFLQFTFGFTDANNIDGVYQDLNSVSFNVPGMLGGGYHYMQFDGKYKDTNNADANFNYHAIRAVNRTDPANLIFQDTSFEVDMGTFDLKNDTTIEIKMNIAEWFKNPNSWNLNELNTVLMPNFEAQKMMSDNGKSVFSVGVVTP, from the coding sequence ATGAAAAAAATAATTAGCACATTTTTAATACTACTTGTTTTTTCTTCTTGTGATGAAAAAACAGATTGCTGTGTAAACTTTGAACCTGTAAAGGTTACTTTTAAATTTACCCAAAATTGGGATGGTATTCCAGTAACTTCATCCGATTTTAATAATTTTAAATTCACCACTCAAAATGGAGAAACTGTCAGTATCGAAAAATTAAGATATGTACTTTCTACTTTTTCTGTAGGGAGTGTAATCAAAAATTATCATTTGATCAATATTGGAGAAAATACGGGTTCTGAACTTACTTTTGAAGAGATTCCGCAAGGTTCTAATTTCTTACAATTTACGTTTGGTTTTACAGATGCAAACAACATCGATGGTGTGTATCAAGATTTAAATTCGGTTTCTTTCAATGTTCCAGGAATGTTAGGAGGTGGCTATCATTACATGCAGTTTGATGGTAAATACAAAGACACCAATAATGCTGATGCCAACTTTAATTATCATGCCATTAGAGCTGTAAACAGAACAGATCCTGCTAATTTAATTTTTCAAGACACTTCTTTTGAGGTTGATATGGGAACTTTCGATTTAAAAAATGATACGACCATAGAAATTAAAATGAATATCGCAGAATGGTTTAAAAATCCTAATTCTTGGAATTTAAACGAACTAAACACTGTTTTAATGCCTAATTTTGAAGCGCAAAAAATGATGAGTGATAATGGTAAAAGCGTGTTTTCTGTTGGAGTTGTAACACCCTAA
- a CDS encoding choice-of-anchor B family protein — MIKRILFLFVLVALSCSKNDVETPTISPEVPEVPEDVKGKCVNGVADGYPCDGYDLLAQIDLNGLDLSNTPPNNLSGSDSWGWTDPTNNKEYALICLNTGVSMVDISTPTEPFVVGFLPTETVNSDWRDVKVYNNHAFIVSEANDHGMQVFDLTRLRGVANPPQVFSPDFTFTNFGSAHNVVINEDNGYAYPVGTSRNGTYKGGPLFINIQDALNPIDEGGFTNYAHDAQVVTYNGPDTEHVGKEILIGSNETEVVIVDISDKSNPIQLSAISYSNVRYTHQGWFTEDFNYFILGDELDEFRLGNKTRSIIFDFKDLDNPKLHFEYLGTTDAIDHNGYVKDNIYYQANYTAGVRMLDISDIENKIMTEVGFFDTHPTNNLAQFNGAWNVYPYFESNVIVISDIERGLFLIKKSE, encoded by the coding sequence ATGATTAAAAGAATTCTTTTTTTGTTTGTCTTGGTAGCACTAAGTTGCTCCAAAAATGATGTTGAAACTCCAACGATTTCACCTGAAGTTCCAGAAGTTCCCGAAGATGTAAAAGGAAAATGCGTAAACGGTGTAGCTGACGGTTATCCTTGTGATGGCTATGATTTATTGGCGCAAATAGATTTAAACGGTTTAGATTTGTCTAATACGCCACCTAATAATTTAAGCGGGAGTGATTCTTGGGGTTGGACAGACCCAACGAACAATAAAGAATATGCACTTATCTGCTTAAACACAGGGGTATCAATGGTAGATATTAGCACACCAACAGAACCTTTTGTCGTTGGGTTTTTACCTACAGAAACTGTTAATAGCGATTGGAGAGATGTAAAAGTATATAACAATCATGCTTTTATTGTAAGTGAAGCCAATGATCACGGAATGCAAGTTTTCGATTTAACGCGATTAAGAGGGGTTGCAAATCCGCCACAAGTTTTTTCTCCAGATTTTACCTTTACAAACTTTGGCAGTGCTCACAACGTAGTTATTAATGAGGATAATGGATATGCATATCCTGTGGGCACTAGCAGAAATGGTACCTATAAAGGCGGCCCATTGTTTATTAATATTCAAGACGCTCTCAATCCAATCGATGAAGGTGGGTTTACCAATTATGCGCACGATGCGCAAGTAGTAACTTACAACGGACCTGACACAGAACATGTGGGCAAAGAAATTTTAATTGGTAGCAATGAAACGGAAGTTGTAATTGTAGATATTTCTGATAAAAGCAATCCTATTCAGTTATCAGCAATCAGTTACTCAAATGTGCGTTATACGCATCAAGGATGGTTCACCGAAGATTTTAACTATTTTATTTTGGGGGATGAACTAGATGAATTTCGTCTAGGAAACAAAACCAGGAGTATTATTTTTGATTTTAAAGACTTAGACAACCCTAAACTTCATTTCGAATATTTAGGAACCACAGATGCCATCGACCATAACGGCTATGTAAAAGATAATATCTATTATCAAGCAAATTATACCGCAGGTGTTAGGATGCTAGATATTTCTGACATTGAAAATAAAATAATGACAGAAGTTGGTTTTTTCGACACACACCCAACAAATAATTTGGCACAATTTAACGGAGCTTGGAATGTATATCCCTATTTTGAAAGCAATGTCATTGTCATCAGTGACATTGAAAGAGGATTGTTTCTGATTAAAAAATCAGAATAA
- a CDS encoding TonB-dependent receptor domain-containing protein, whose amino-acid sequence MKKVLIMIAFLFSGIITAQTITGKVTDKTEVIPFANVILKDNNQKIIAGTTTNDAGTFELKIPKGTYTLEISFLGYKNFKNEINVASNLDLGTILLEENAQALDEVLIKTEKSVIERKIDRLVFNVDKSIAAVGGNGVDVLRVTPGIQLQNNQLSILGRGATQVMINGRLSPLAGDDLVAFLSGLSASDIVKIEVITNPPAKYDASGNGGLINIILKKGVQNSWKNATTISYNQNKYNFTTLNNNFFYNKNKVSFSASVNVSLGDYENLEGLEIAYPTNIWDIDIDGKQQNDQLSGRFLFDYAVSDNTSFGVQYLGNNTKPGLEATTTSTIFDTNNNLERTLKNNALNDVDNNNRSVNFHIISKLDSLGKQVSFDADYFTFTSNRNLDFNTEQFDILGNSQGISSSALNISNQKIDNFSSQLDMNLPFEKVNLSYGIKASFTNTDSGVLFFDTFFGSPILDQNQSTDFKYKENVLATYFSGNTKLNDKLTMQFGLRFEDTKTTGISADMNQENINNYSKFFPTLFLSYAKNENNNFNFSYGKRINRPNFRDLNPFRFYINDNSYSVGNPFLQPSFSDNFEISHLYKNNWGTSFSLNITTDGFGVFFNTDVVNQDQIVTRENYFKQYTYQLQESFSYSPFSWWKIQNDARLLVYITELTKNIDAEINNGVQFYAESNNTFSLTENTKLQANAWYSSFHNDGLFSLGQMFHLSFGLQHSFKNNIKLSMLFSDVLDTGSLRDYNSTVSGIDQSYFQNASSRNFRVSLSYDFGNKKVNVKNRRFSNDDEQRRSN is encoded by the coding sequence ATGAAAAAAGTTTTAATTATGATTGCTTTTTTATTCAGTGGAATAATAACTGCACAAACGATTACAGGAAAAGTAACAGACAAAACAGAAGTTATTCCGTTTGCAAATGTTATTTTAAAAGACAACAATCAAAAAATAATTGCAGGAACTACAACCAACGATGCAGGAACTTTTGAACTAAAAATACCAAAGGGAACCTACACGTTAGAAATTAGTTTTTTAGGATATAAAAACTTTAAAAATGAAATAAATGTAGCTTCAAACCTAGATTTAGGAACAATTCTTCTCGAAGAAAACGCACAAGCTTTAGATGAAGTTTTGATAAAAACTGAAAAAAGTGTTATCGAAAGAAAAATAGATCGGTTGGTTTTTAATGTAGATAAAAGTATTGCTGCTGTTGGTGGAAATGGTGTTGATGTATTAAGAGTAACTCCAGGCATACAATTGCAAAATAATCAATTGTCTATTTTAGGAAGAGGAGCAACACAAGTAATGATTAATGGAAGATTATCTCCATTAGCTGGAGATGACTTAGTGGCATTTTTAAGTGGATTATCCGCTAGCGATATTGTAAAAATTGAAGTCATTACAAATCCACCAGCAAAATATGACGCATCAGGAAATGGAGGTTTAATCAATATTATTTTAAAGAAAGGGGTACAAAATTCTTGGAAAAACGCAACAACAATTTCTTACAATCAAAATAAATATAATTTTACAACCTTAAACAACAATTTTTTCTACAATAAAAATAAGGTTTCATTTTCTGCAAGCGTAAATGTAAGTCTAGGAGATTATGAAAATTTAGAAGGGTTAGAAATAGCATATCCTACAAATATTTGGGATATTGACATTGATGGAAAACAACAAAATGATCAATTATCCGGACGTTTTTTGTTTGATTATGCTGTTTCCGATAACACCTCTTTTGGTGTACAATATTTAGGAAATAATACAAAACCAGGTTTGGAAGCTACAACTACCTCAACCATTTTTGATACCAATAATAATTTAGAAAGAACTTTAAAAAACAATGCGCTAAATGACGTTGACAACAACAATCGTTCTGTAAATTTTCATATTATTTCTAAACTAGATTCCTTAGGAAAACAAGTTTCTTTTGATGCGGATTATTTTACATTTACTTCTAATAGAAATTTAGATTTCAATACAGAACAATTTGACATTCTGGGTAATTCTCAAGGCATAAGTTCATCAGCTTTAAACATTTCTAATCAAAAAATAGACAATTTTAGTTCTCAATTAGATATGAACCTTCCATTTGAAAAAGTAAATCTTTCTTATGGCATTAAAGCAAGTTTTACCAATACAGATAGTGGTGTTTTGTTTTTTGATACATTTTTTGGGTCTCCAATTTTAGATCAAAATCAATCTACAGATTTTAAATATAAAGAAAATGTTTTAGCGACTTATTTTTCTGGAAACACAAAATTAAACGACAAATTAACGATGCAATTTGGGTTGCGTTTTGAAGACACAAAAACCACAGGAATAAGCGCAGATATGAATCAGGAAAACATAAATAATTACAGTAAATTTTTTCCTACTTTGTTTTTATCTTATGCAAAAAACGAAAACAACAACTTCAATTTTTCTTATGGAAAAAGAATCAATAGACCGAATTTTAGAGATTTAAATCCGTTTCGTTTTTACATTAACGATAACAGTTACAGCGTTGGTAATCCGTTTTTACAGCCGTCTTTTTCAGATAATTTTGAGATTTCGCATTTGTATAAAAACAATTGGGGTACAAGTTTTTCGCTAAACATTACAACAGATGGTTTTGGAGTATTTTTTAATACAGATGTTGTAAACCAAGATCAAATTGTAACTAGAGAAAACTATTTTAAACAGTATACGTATCAATTACAAGAAAGTTTTTCATACAGTCCATTTTCCTGGTGGAAAATCCAGAATGATGCAAGGTTATTGGTATATATTACAGAACTAACAAAAAATATTGATGCAGAAATTAATAATGGAGTTCAATTTTACGCTGAATCTAACAACACATTTTCGCTAACTGAAAACACAAAATTGCAAGCAAATGCTTGGTACAGTTCTTTTCATAATGATGGTTTGTTTAGCCTTGGACAAATGTTTCACTTATCATTTGGTTTGCAACATAGTTTTAAAAACAACATAAAATTATCTATGCTATTTAGTGATGTTTTAGATACAGGAAGTTTAAGAGATTATAATTCTACAGTAAGTGGTATTGATCAAAGTTATTTTCAAAATGCTAGTTCTAGAAATTTTAGAGTATCGCTTTCTTACGATTTTGGAAACAAAAAAGTGAATGTTAAAAACAGACGTTTTAGTAATGATGATGAGCAAAGAAGAAGTAATTAA
- the thiL gene encoding thiamine-phosphate kinase has product MLEDKNQSKTSLAELGEFGLINHITKYFKVANSSTIKGVGDDAAVLDASEKQTLVTTDLLIEGVHFDLSYMPLKHLGYKSVMVNLSDVYAMNGVAEQITVSIAVSNRFPLEAIEELYAGIQLACETYQVDLIGGDTTSSTKGILISVTAIGKANKEDVVYRNTAKETDLIVVSGDLGAAYLGLQVLEREKQVFKVDPNNQPDLDNYTYLIERQLKPEARKDIAGILKELEVKPTSMIDISDGLSSELFHICTQSKVGCKVYEDKLPLDPQVIATCEEFELDSTMVALSGGEDYELLFTVPIADFDKIKGNPHFSIIGHVTAENQGLQLITRAGQEIELKAQGWNAMKNE; this is encoded by the coding sequence ATGTTAGAAGACAAAAACCAAAGTAAAACATCGTTGGCTGAATTAGGAGAATTTGGCCTGATCAATCATATTACAAAATATTTTAAAGTGGCAAATTCATCTACGATTAAGGGTGTTGGAGATGATGCAGCTGTTTTAGATGCATCTGAAAAACAAACTTTAGTCACCACAGATTTGTTGATAGAGGGTGTGCATTTCGATTTAAGTTATATGCCATTAAAGCATTTAGGATACAAATCAGTGATGGTAAATTTATCGGATGTGTATGCCATGAATGGTGTTGCAGAACAAATTACGGTTTCTATTGCGGTTTCTAATCGTTTTCCTTTAGAAGCAATTGAAGAATTGTATGCAGGAATTCAGTTGGCTTGTGAAACGTATCAAGTGGATTTAATTGGTGGAGATACCACCTCATCTACCAAAGGAATTTTAATTTCTGTGACTGCCATTGGTAAAGCCAATAAAGAGGATGTGGTGTATAGAAACACTGCCAAAGAAACCGATTTAATTGTGGTTTCTGGTGATTTAGGCGCGGCATATTTAGGCTTACAAGTGTTAGAAAGAGAAAAACAGGTTTTTAAAGTTGACCCAAACAATCAGCCAGATTTAGACAATTACACCTATTTAATTGAACGTCAATTAAAACCTGAAGCAAGAAAAGATATTGCAGGTATTTTAAAAGAATTAGAAGTAAAACCAACGAGTATGATAGATATCTCTGATGGATTATCTTCAGAGCTTTTTCATATTTGCACACAAAGCAAAGTAGGTTGTAAAGTGTATGAAGATAAATTGCCTTTAGATCCGCAAGTAATTGCTACTTGTGAGGAGTTTGAACTAGATTCTACCATGGTGGCTTTAAGTGGAGGTGAAGATTATGAACTTTTATTTACAGTGCCAATTGCTGATTTTGATAAGATAAAGGGAAATCCACATTTTTCGATTATTGGGCATGTTACTGCAGAAAACCAAGGTTTGCAATTAATTACAAGAGCTGGTCAAGAAATTGAGTTGAAGGCTCAAGGTTGGAATGCGATGAAGAATGAGTAA
- a CDS encoding type II toxin-antitoxin system RelE/ParE family toxin, with protein sequence MVRTIIWTHQADADLNNAFLALLEQTESLGITARVIGEIYESTTILAENAEIYKLDALKTNNKGNIRAYEKHSYRISYIIETIAIFIIRIRYARKEPKEY encoded by the coding sequence ATGGTCAGAACAATAATTTGGACTCACCAAGCTGATGCGGATTTAAATAACGCTTTTCTAGCGTTATTAGAGCAAACGGAGTCTCTTGGAATAACAGCGAGAGTAATTGGTGAAATTTACGAATCCACTACAATACTCGCTGAAAATGCAGAAATCTATAAATTAGATGCTCTAAAAACAAACAATAAAGGAAATATTAGAGCTTACGAAAAGCATAGTTACAGAATTTCTTATATTATAGAGACAATAGCAATATTTATTATTAGAATACGCTATGCAAGAAAAGAACCTAAAGAATATTAA
- a CDS encoding helix-turn-helix domain-containing protein, with product MENLELSDLIGIVSTSISLLLAFFIFSVESTNKFSNKIFAVYLTLSAFEFTAWSLFIDMTSNILTFKSQLSYLLMPVLYLYILSVCYSDFKLRWKHLWHILPYVIGNLVMIPRFYLSNSSEKLALFENYNEQFEIIFLHFSLHIQFAIYIIMGFIVLKRAKKIFVENYSSGTIETYNWLFQFLLFIGVLYSLALIKNLFKYFGDRDSFQISEIILSSVTLYFVCWYVLKILKYPNLFNGVNSKIELTKNLDEKQNKADNKEQIEKLSLFMSTNKPYLNPSLTLRHLAEEIKMNSRDLSVLINQYLDKHFFDFINEYRIEEAKEILKNPAKKEITVLEILYEVGFNSKSSFNTAFKKHTGLTPTQFRKTY from the coding sequence ATGGAAAATTTAGAGCTATCAGATTTAATTGGAATTGTTTCTACTTCTATATCATTGCTTTTAGCCTTTTTTATTTTCTCTGTTGAATCTACTAATAAATTTAGCAATAAAATTTTTGCTGTGTATTTAACGTTAAGTGCTTTTGAATTTACGGCTTGGTCTTTATTTATTGATATGACAAGCAATATTTTAACTTTTAAAAGCCAATTATCGTATTTGTTAATGCCTGTTTTATACCTATACATTCTTTCTGTTTGTTACTCAGACTTTAAGTTAAGATGGAAACACTTATGGCATATACTGCCTTATGTTATAGGAAATTTGGTAATGATTCCCAGATTTTATTTAAGTAATTCATCAGAAAAACTTGCACTTTTTGAAAATTATAATGAACAATTTGAAATCATTTTTCTACATTTTTCTTTGCATATTCAATTTGCTATTTACATTATAATGGGGTTTATTGTTTTAAAAAGAGCCAAGAAAATTTTTGTAGAAAATTATTCTAGTGGTACTATAGAAACTTATAATTGGCTGTTTCAGTTCTTGCTTTTTATTGGAGTTTTATATAGCCTTGCTTTAATTAAAAATTTATTTAAATATTTTGGAGACAGAGATTCTTTTCAAATTTCAGAAATTATTTTAAGTAGTGTTACTTTATATTTTGTTTGCTGGTATGTTCTAAAAATTCTAAAATATCCTAATTTATTTAATGGTGTAAATTCTAAAATAGAATTGACCAAAAATTTGGATGAAAAACAAAATAAAGCAGATAATAAAGAACAAATTGAAAAACTTTCTTTATTTATGTCAACAAACAAACCGTATTTAAACCCTTCTTTAACATTAAGACATTTAGCCGAAGAAATTAAAATGAACTCAAGAGATTTATCGGTTTTAATCAATCAATATTTAGACAAACATTTTTTTGATTTTATAAATGAATATAGAATTGAAGAAGCTAAAGAAATTCTAAAAAATCCTGCAAAAAAAGAGATTACAGTTTTAGAAATCTTGTATGAAGTTGGTTTCAATTCCAAATCTTCATTTAATACTGCTTTTAAAAAACATACAGGTTTAACTCCTACTCAGTTTCGTAAAACATATTAA
- a CDS encoding helix-turn-helix domain-containing protein, translating to MEKIDLSTVIGFITTFISLLLAFYIFSVASKNKVSNKLFASYLILNAVEYTGFFASLLFPEPNNLLVASRELSYLQMPIFYLYILSVCYSDFKLQWKHLWHITPYIIGNLVMTPRFYLGSTAEKIELFHNFNQLYESIFTHIALHLQSTIYLIAGFIALKKAQKIFLENYANSTIETYNWLFQLLLYTSILYFVAIIKNIFKFFGNQEYFSYSQNILTIVVLVVVCWYVLKALKYPNLFNGVDSKTKLTTEFVEKDQKHNIDLKEIKKLRSYMETEKPYLNPSLSIRNLAEEIKMNSRDLSVLINQYLDKHFFDFVNEYRIEEAKSILKNPEKKEITVLEILYEVGFNSKSSFNTAFKKHTGLTPTQFRKNK from the coding sequence ATGGAAAAAATAGATTTATCAACAGTCATTGGGTTTATTACCACTTTTATCTCGCTACTTTTGGCGTTTTATATATTTTCTGTTGCATCTAAAAATAAGGTGAGCAATAAACTTTTTGCGTCTTATTTAATATTAAACGCTGTAGAATACACAGGTTTTTTTGCGTCATTACTATTCCCTGAACCAAACAATTTGTTGGTTGCATCAAGAGAATTGTCTTATTTACAAATGCCTATTTTTTATTTGTATATTTTGTCAGTTTGTTATTCAGACTTTAAGTTGCAATGGAAACATTTATGGCACATAACTCCATATATTATAGGAAATTTAGTGATGACACCTCGTTTTTATTTGGGTTCTACAGCAGAAAAAATTGAATTGTTTCATAATTTTAATCAACTTTATGAATCTATTTTTACTCATATAGCATTGCATTTACAATCAACTATTTACTTAATTGCTGGTTTTATCGCCCTAAAAAAAGCCCAAAAAATATTTTTAGAAAACTATGCTAATAGTACAATTGAAACTTACAATTGGCTGTTTCAATTGCTTCTTTATACCTCTATTCTTTACTTTGTGGCGATTATAAAAAACATTTTTAAGTTTTTTGGAAATCAAGAATATTTCTCTTATTCCCAAAATATATTAACAATTGTAGTTTTGGTAGTTGTTTGCTGGTATGTTTTAAAAGCATTAAAATATCCAAACCTTTTTAATGGTGTAGATTCTAAAACCAAACTAACCACAGAATTTGTTGAAAAAGATCAAAAACACAACATCGATTTAAAAGAAATTAAAAAATTAAGGTCTTATATGGAAACTGAAAAACCGTATCTGAATCCGTCGTTATCGATAAGAAATTTAGCAGAAGAAATTAAAATGAATTCTAGAGATTTATCTGTATTAATTAATCAATATTTAGATAAACATTTTTTTGATTTTGTAAATGAATATCGAATTGAAGAAGCAAAATCTATCTTAAAAAATCCAGAAAAAAAAGAGATTACAGTTTTAGAAATCTTGTATGAAGTTGGCTTTAACTCTAAATCTTCATTCAATACTGCTTTTAAAAAACATACTGGACTAACACCAACACAGTTCAGAAAAAATAAATAA
- a CDS encoding helix-turn-helix domain-containing protein has protein sequence MNYESIIPFLAVLIVILFLLFSVFLLFVKTRKKLSNQLLAAFLIITAIDISAFFYSHITTVSLNLDMLRNSISAFKNPLLFLYILSLIYSNFKLKWIHLIHVLPWIITIIILLPNFFLVDVEAKMAFIKNYDATIEIQFLNYFGDILSLAYLIAEFYYIHRYRKLLLENFTDKRAFKNYNWLKQLAFLLLIGQVLTQVKNYARVHLSIENTNSLRTIVLFFGVFFICWLFLKAVNSPKLFKGVDVALKTSKELKNSEKEQEIQSKISYLKEFMVSKKPYLNPSLTIRNLAEELKINSRDLSVLINQHLNQHFFDFVNEYRIKEAQEILKKPAKKKFTILEILYEVGFNSKSSFNSAFKKHTGLTPTQFRKTHS, from the coding sequence ATGAATTACGAGTCCATAATTCCTTTCTTAGCTGTACTTATTGTTATTCTATTTTTGCTTTTTTCTGTGTTTTTATTATTTGTAAAAACTAGAAAAAAATTAAGCAATCAATTACTTGCTGCCTTTTTGATTATTACAGCAATAGATATTAGCGCTTTTTTTTACAGTCATATTACAACAGTATCTCTTAATTTAGATATGCTAAGAAACAGTATTTCTGCATTTAAAAATCCGTTGCTTTTTCTTTATATCCTGTCTCTTATTTACTCCAATTTCAAGTTAAAATGGATTCATTTAATACATGTATTACCTTGGATAATTACAATTATTATCTTACTTCCCAACTTTTTTTTAGTTGATGTTGAAGCTAAAATGGCCTTTATAAAAAATTATGATGCAACTATTGAAATACAATTCTTAAACTATTTTGGAGATATTTTATCTTTAGCATACTTAATTGCGGAGTTTTATTACATTCATAGGTATCGAAAATTATTGTTGGAAAATTTTACAGATAAAAGAGCTTTTAAAAATTACAATTGGTTGAAGCAATTGGCTTTTTTATTATTAATTGGTCAAGTTTTAACACAAGTTAAAAATTATGCTCGTGTTCATTTATCTATAGAAAACACTAATAGTTTAAGAACTATTGTATTGTTTTTTGGAGTCTTTTTTATTTGCTGGTTATTTTTAAAGGCCGTAAATTCTCCTAAGCTTTTTAAAGGGGTAGATGTTGCTTTAAAAACCTCTAAAGAACTTAAAAACTCTGAAAAAGAACAAGAAATCCAGTCGAAAATATCTTATTTAAAAGAGTTTATGGTCTCTAAAAAACCATACTTAAATCCATCTTTAACGATTAGAAATTTAGCTGAAGAACTTAAAATAAATTCTAGAGATTTATCAGTTTTAATTAATCAACATTTAAACCAACATTTCTTTGACTTTGTAAACGAATATAGGATTAAAGAAGCTCAGGAGATTTTAAAAAAACCAGCTAAAAAGAAATTTACTATTTTAGAGATTTTGTATGAAGTAGGTTTTAATTCTAAATCTTCTTTTAATAGTGCTTTTAAAAAACATACAGGATTAACACCAACTCAATTTAGAAAGACCCATAGTTAA
- a CDS encoding PepSY domain-containing protein: MPKNINRKKQAKLLRISRKIHRTLGASLFVFFVFISVTGVLLGWKKNTGGIIQAKSHIGVSTDLKNWLPIDSLHTIASKVLRDSVSADISIEIDRIDIRKNKGMVKFIFKDHFWGIQLDGATGQLLHIEKRRSDFIEKIHDGSILDYYFGTTSDQIKLSYTFVMGFALLTFTVTGFWLWYGPKRMRKRSS; this comes from the coding sequence ATGCCAAAAAACATTAACAGGAAAAAGCAAGCGAAATTACTGCGTATTTCTAGAAAAATTCATAGAACTTTAGGGGCGTCCTTATTTGTTTTTTTCGTCTTCATATCTGTAACGGGAGTTTTACTCGGTTGGAAAAAAAATACAGGAGGCATCATTCAGGCAAAATCACATATCGGTGTCTCTACAGATTTAAAAAACTGGCTTCCTATAGATAGCTTGCACACCATTGCCTCTAAGGTTCTTAGAGATTCGGTTTCAGCAGATATATCTATTGAAATTGACAGAATCGATATCCGAAAAAATAAAGGAATGGTAAAATTTATTTTTAAAGATCACTTTTGGGGGATTCAACTTGATGGTGCTACTGGGCAACTTTTACACATCGAAAAAAGGCGTTCTGACTTTATTGAAAAAATACACGATGGATCCATTTTAGATTATTATTTCGGAACTACTAGCGATCAAATTAAATTATCCTACACTTTTGTCATGGGCTTTGCTTTATTAACGTTTACCGTTACGGGTTTTTGGCTTTGGTATGGCCCTAAGCGTATGAGAAAAAGGAGTAGCTAA
- a CDS encoding alpha/beta fold hydrolase, with protein sequence MVLDYKNAAIFYTDQGKGTVVVLIHGFLENSTMWDEITPELSKRNRVITIDLLGHGKSDCLGYVHSMELFAGTIQAVLKHLRIRKYILVGHSLGGYISLTLAKTNPSKIKGLCLLNSTSNEDSEERKKLRTRANKMVQNNFESLVKMSISNLFHPQNLSQFKDEIEAVKKEALKTSIQGYIAANEGMKNRENTNHVLAEGTFKKLLIIGEKDPVLEYQTSLEEAKKTNSELVVFPDGHMSHLENRVALIAVFKDFLKNC encoded by the coding sequence ATGGTTTTAGATTATAAAAACGCTGCTATTTTTTATACGGATCAAGGAAAAGGAACTGTTGTTGTTCTAATTCATGGGTTTTTAGAAAATTCTACTATGTGGGATGAAATTACTCCAGAACTTAGCAAAAGAAACCGAGTAATTACGATTGATTTGTTAGGTCATGGAAAATCTGATTGTTTGGGTTATGTGCATTCTATGGAGTTGTTTGCAGGAACCATTCAAGCTGTATTAAAGCACTTGAGAATTCGAAAATATATTTTGGTTGGTCATTCTTTAGGAGGTTATATTTCTTTGACGCTAGCCAAAACGAATCCCTCAAAAATAAAGGGCTTGTGTTTATTAAATTCAACTTCTAATGAAGATTCTGAAGAACGAAAAAAGCTAAGAACAAGAGCTAATAAAATGGTGCAAAATAATTTTGAAAGTTTGGTGAAAATGTCTATTTCAAATTTGTTTCATCCACAGAATTTATCACAATTTAAAGACGAGATTGAAGCGGTTAAAAAAGAGGCTTTAAAAACTTCTATACAAGGTTATATTGCGGCAAATGAAGGGATGAAAAACAGAGAAAACACCAACCATGTTTTAGCAGAAGGTACTTTTAAAAAGTTGTTGATCATTGGTGAAAAAGATCCAGTTTTAGAATATCAAACTTCTTTAGAAGAAGCCAAAAAAACGAATTCTGAACTCGTAGTTTTTCCTGATGGTCATATGAGTCATCTTGAAAATAGGGTCGCATTAATTGCTGTTTTCAAAGACTTTTTGAAAAATTGTTAA